TTATGCTCAATAATTAATACATAAACTAAgataattgaattattattttagttaaataaaaattttggtattaaattgtcaaaatttaaagtttgtataaatgtttatatgaaaattatatttcatcCACTCTCTTAAACTAGTGATGCActtatcatatattcatattacAAGCGCGCCGATTACCTTCTAGTTCGAGAACTTGGTTAATCCCCACAATCACACTTATAGTGTAGTTTACTCATTTGAAGtaactaaattttattctttttcttttagctAGCTTTGTTGAGGTGAGTGGTAGTACACTCTTATCTCGCACTTTGctcttttaattgaaattcattCTTTATTAACTAGTGatgaattgattaatttattGGGACCCAATAAGTGAAATCTACATCAGAGGGAGAACGATTGTATGTAAAATtcaaaggggaaaaaaattccTATTTGTACGATTTATTAGCAAAATTTGGGGTATTGAAGGCGCGCGGCTGTGGTAGCGCCACGGGTGCCACAAGATTCCGAACCACCGTGTCTCCGCCGGCACAGATGAGGAGCTAACAACAACGCTCCGCTCTGTTACTCTCCATCGACGAAAACGAAACGAGAGAGAAACACGAGAAGAGGACAGGACAGGACGCATAGTACGACAAAGCGATGGATCATTACAAGGCATTAGGGGTGAGCCGTGAGGCGAGCAAGGAAGCGATCAAGCAAGCGTTCCGGAAATTGGCGGTGGAATTCCACCCGGACAAGCACGTCAACTCCCCGCCGCACGTGAGAGAACGCGCCACCTCCAAATTCAAGCAGCTCTCCCACGCCTACGACACCCTAATGGACGATCGCAAGCGCGCCGATTACAACATCCGCTCCTCTACCTCTTCTCCCTACGGAAATAATTATAGTCGCAGTTATTATCAATATCAGAGTAGTAGTTATGGAAATTCCCGCGGGAATGGCAGTAATTATGGTTATACCTACAGCCGCCATGCTTCGGACGGCATGGTTACCAAAATGGAGATGCTTCTCCGCTTCATGACCACGCGAACTTTTCTTCTCAACGTTGCCTTAGCTGGGTAATATTCTTACTTCAAGATAAAATTATTGTATAGATTATTAGTATGTGAAACATATTGATTCATTCAAGGAGTCTGTGATTGCCTTTTTGACATAAAACTgttctctgtgtgtgtgtgaaacATATTGATTCATTTATGGAGTCTATGATTGCCTTTTTGACATAAAactgttgtgtgtgtgtgtggaacATATTGATTCATTGTCTGTGATTGCCTTTCTGACATAAAActgttttgtgtgtgtgtgcaaaATATGTTACTcttatcttttttcttcttatacTATTATCTTTCTTGTCTTTACTTTTGGTTGTTTTCTGTATTCTATTTTGTCATAACAAGAGATTGATCATTTGT
This region of Ipomoea triloba cultivar NCNSP0323 chromosome 15, ASM357664v1 genomic DNA includes:
- the LOC116005511 gene encoding chaperone protein dnaJ 72, encoding MDHYKALGVSREASKEAIKQAFRKLAVEFHPDKHVNSPPHVRERATSKFKQLSHAYDTLMDDRKRADYNIRSSTSSPYGNNYSRSYYQYQSSSYGNSRGNGSNYGYTYSRHASDGMVTKMEMLLRFMTTRTFLLNVALAGFLLGASVAIDAGGEALWKVQNSGKSFEEAMESIEKAKGFDDKQ